The genomic region CGGGGCCTTTCAGCCTGTGATGCTGCGGCTTCGGCCGACGGTCGCGGACCGCCCACTGCGCGTGCAGCAGCAAGGGCGTTCCGAATATAAACAACAGCGTGACGATGACGTTCTTCAGCCTCATTGAATTACAAATTTCCGTATTGAGCGGCCAGCCGTTCCGCGCATTTCTCTCCGTCCATCGCCGCCGAAACAATGCCGCCGGCATACCCCGCCCCTTCGCCGCAGGGATAAAACCGTTTGACGACGGGGTGCTCCAGCGAGAGCGGGTCGCGGGGAATGCGCACGGGCGAAGACGTCCGGCTTTCGGTGCCGATCAGCTGCGCCTCGTTGGTCACGTACCCCCGCATCATCTGTCCAAACTGCGCCAGTCCGAGCCGCAGCGGCGCGGCGATGGCCTCGGGCAGCACCTCGAACATATCCACCGAACGCAGACCCGGCTGGTAAGACGTCGGCAGCAGACTGGCCGAAACGCGCCCGCCCACAAAATCGGCCACACGTTGGGCCGGGGCCGTCTGGGACGGTTCGCCGCTGGCCAGACTCCCCATTCGGCAGGCCCGCTGTTCTACCTCTTTCTGGTATTGCAGGCCCGCCAGCGGTCCCCATTCGCGGAAGGGCTTCAGGTCCGCATCGTTCACCGCCACCACCAGTCCCGAGTTGGCAAAGCGGGAGTCGCGGCGGGAAGGCGACATGCCGTTCACCACCAGTTCGCCCGGAGCCGTGGCCGCCGGGACGATAAACCCGCCCGGGCACATGCAGAAGGAAAACACGCCCCGTTCGACGCCCCGGTGGCGGGTCTGGGTCACCAGACTGTAGGCCGCCGCCGGGAGGTAATCGCCCCGACCCGCGGCGTTTTTCGGCAAATGGTACTGAAGCTGGTCGATGAGCGCCTGCTGGTGCTCGATCCGGACGCCCATCGCAAAAGGCTTGTATTCGATTAAAATACTTTTCCGGTGTAACAGCTCGAATACATCCCGGGCCGAGTGGCCGGTAGCCAGAATAACGCCCAGCCCGGTCAGCTCGCGGCCGTCGCCGGTGACGACGCCCTTCAGTTCGCCGACTTCGACCAGAAAATCAACGACTTTGGTATCGAAGTGAATTTCGCCGCCTGCCCCAAGAATGCTCTCGCGGAGGTCGGCCACGACGTTGGGTAATTTGTTGGTGCCGATATGCGGGTGGGCATCGACCAGAATGTCTTCGGTGGCGCCGTGGGCCACCAGAATTTCCAGAATCCGGCGGACGTCGCCGCGTTTTTTGGAACGGGTGTAAAGCTTTCCATCAGAATAGGTGCCGGCCCCGCCTTCGCCAAAGCAGTAATTGGATTCGGGGTTGACGACATGGTCCTTGTTGATGGCAGCCAGGTCGCGGCGGCGTTTGCGGACATCACTGCCCCGTTCGATCACGATGGGTTTGATGCCCAGTTCGACCAGCCGGAGGGCGGCAAAAAGTCCGGCCGGACCCGCCCCGACCACAATCGCCTGGGGAGCTTTACTGACATTCGGGTAGGCTTTCCGGTAGGCAATGCGGGGAGTAGGTTCCTGCCCGACGAACACTTCGGCCTCGACATGGACTTTGACCTGTCGGCCGCGGGCGTCGATGGACTGACGTACTTTGCGCACGACGGGCTGCTCGGTCGGCGGCACCTGTACCCGACGGCAAACCTCCTGGAAAAATAAGGTATCGTCGAACGCCACGGCGGGCTCGACGGTCATGGTAATCGACTGATGCATGGATGCTGGTAGGGTAGCTAGCCCTAAACAGTTAGTTGAAAGACAAAAATACGGAATATGACGAAAGTCAGGGACACTTTTTAGCCCTTTCCTTTGAAATATCCCCGTTGGTCAACATCTTGGGCGGCGAACCGGTTCGTATATTTCCGGGCTTTATATCCCCGGGCTTTAGCCCGGAAAGCTTTTTAAAGCTCAACCGTTCAAGCTCCTGTTTCCGGATTGGCCGAAACCAGGCAGAAACCGGCGCCTCCTCATCAACACACGCACCCGTACGGGCTAAAGCCCGTTGATATTTTATGGATTTTTACTGCATCGACGACCTTCTGAACGACGAACACAAACTGGTTCGCACCTCCATCCGGGATTTTGTAACCCGCGAAATCCGTCCTATCATCGAAGAACACGCCCAGCGCGCCGAGTTTCCGGCGTTCATTGTTCCCAAATTCGGCGAGATCGGCGCTTTTGGCCCAACCATCCCGACCGAATACGGCGGCGGCGGGCTGGATTACATTTCCTACGGACTCATGATGCAGGAAATCGAACGCGGCGACTCCGGCATGCGGTCCACGGTGTCGGTACAGAGTTCGCTGGTGATGTGGCCGATTTTTGCCTATGGCTCGGAAGAACAGAAGCGAAAATACCTGCCCGGCCTCGCCAGCGGCCAACTGCTCGGGTGTTTTGGGCTGACCGAACCCAACCACGGCTCCAATCCGGGCGGCATGGAAACCACCTTTACCGAGCACAGCGACCACTACCTGCTCAACGGCTCGAAGCTGTGGATTACCAACTCCCCGCTGGCCGACCTCGCCGTGGTCTGGGCGCGAAACGAACAGGGCAAGGTGCGCGGGCTGATTGTCGAACGCGGCATGGAAGGCTTCACCACGCCCGAAATCGGCAACAAATGGTCGCTGCGGGCCAGCGTGACCGGCGAACTGGTTTTTCAGGATGTGCGGGTGCCCAAAGAAAACCTGCTGCCCGGCGTCGAAGGTCTGAAAGGTCCGCTTTCCTGCCTTGATCAGGCCCGGTACGGCATCGCCTGGGGGGCCGTCGGGGCGGCGCTCGACTGTTTCGAATCGGCGCGGCAGTACTCGCTGGAGCGTCAGCAGTTTGGGAAGCCCATCGCCTCTTTTCAACTGGTCCAGAAGAAACTGGCCGAAATGCTGACGGAAATCACGAAAGCGCAGCTTCTTTGCTGGCGGCTGGGTGTGCTCAAAAACGAAGGCCGGGCGACTACGGCCCAAATCTCCCTCGCCAAACGCAACAACGTGGAAATGGCCCTGAACATCGCCCGCGAAGCCCGGCAGATTCACGGCGGCATGGGCATCACCGGCGATTACCCCATCATGCGCCACCTGATGAACCTCGAATCCGTCATCACCTACGAAGGCACCCACGACATCCACCTCCTCATCCTGGGCAACGAGATTACAGGAATTCAAGCGTTTAAGTGAGTTAAAAATTAAGAGTTAAGAGTTAAAAGTAGGCTCCGCTAATTCAGGTATCCTGACTGAGCGGAGCCTACTTTTAACTCTTAACTCTTAATTTTTAACTACTTAAGCCTTTCCAGGGCCTTCCGCATGGCTTCGGTCTGGCGACGTTTCTGGAGGATGACCGGGGCGGCGACCCGTTCACGGCAGTCGAAGATGCCGCAGCGTTCGCAGGCTTCGTTGACGATTCGCAGGCTGATTTCGGGCGAAACGGGATTCAGAAACCGCATTTTCTCGCGCAGGGTGTCGTTCATGGCAAAGCACATCGAGACGCTCATGTTCTGGTGCTGATGCGGCTGGTGCGGGTGCGCCACCGAAACGATAAAATAGGTCTGGCCCGAATCGGCGTACGTAGATACCTGCGCCCGGCAGAGGGTTCCGTTGAAGTTCTTGTTCTGTTGCAGAAATGCCAGTTCCTGAAGAATCGTCAGGGCAATCCAGCGGCGGCAGTGGTGTTCGTCGACCATGCCTTTGGGGCCCTGCTGGCGCGTCAGGTGCATTTCTTTCGTCAGGGAGAAGACATTCTGACCGGCCGTGTTGTTGAACCGGTAGAAAAAAAGCTGGCTGATGCCAAAGTACCGGGGCAGGAGGTTGCTGAGCCGGTAAAAGAAGCGCTCCGGCGTGGCACCGAACGAATGAATGAAGGCCAGAAAGGCGTCATTGCTCCATTGCGGACGGGCAAAAAGCTCCTGTAGCCGCCGAATCAGTTCCTCGCGGCGGATCAGGATGGCCCCGGCAAAATAAGAGGCTTTGTAGTTGTTCAGAATCTGCTCAAACGACTCCGCTTCGACATAGGCGTAGGTCAGGGGCCGGTTTTTCAAACCCAGGTACTGAAAACCCGTTTCCCGCGCCAGGATAAACAGCCGCTGTTCGGACGAAAGGTGGGCGTTGAGGTACAGCGTACTGGACTCGGGCCGGAAAACCGACCGCAGTGCCGCCAGGTCCGGGTGCGTCGTCCGGTCGAACACCTCGATGCGGTAATTGTATTCCGAGCGGAGCAGACTCGTCAGCAGGGCCTCGTCCACCACGGCGCTTCCCGCGGCGTACCGGGTCAGAAAACTGTCGGCTTCGGCTTCAATTTCTTCGAAATAATTGTCGTGCATTTCCTGATACGACCGCAGGACGGCCATGTACAAGCGCTCGACACTCATGTTGTAGCTCCGGCCGATGTCCATGAAGGTGCTGATCATAGCGCTGACCTTGGCCGGCGCTTCGGCCAGCAGTTCCAGCAGGTCGGACGGATCGATGCCGAAAAGCTCCAGGGGAATTTCTGTCAGAAAACGCGAGCTGAGCAGGTCCGAGATCGGCTCCAGCTTCTTGGAAAGTTTCAGCGAAACGAGGGTATCGTACTCCACGCCCATCGCTCGGGCAATGGCCGCAATTTTGTCGGTCTTGGGGTATTTCCGTCCCTTCTCGATTTCGGTGATGTACGAAATCGACAGGCCGGACGCCTGCGCCAGTTCGCTGACCGACAAGCCTTTGTCGAGCCGGAGTTGACGAAGTTTTAAGCCAAAAAGAAGTCGAATGTGGTCGGTATGTACAGGCAAGGTAGATCGTGTCAGTGGTTTCCGGTCGGCGGCTCCCCGCAGGGATGTAGCCGACCCTGTCCACAAAGATACAACAAACCGCTGAGGATTGGAGAACCCGCCCGCGGTGTCTCCGGCGTGGCGAAAAGACTATTTTTTAATCCCGTTGAAGACCATGTTCTTGACCACTTTCCCTCCGTTGGCGGTGGTCTGGGCAATGGCGGTGATGTTCAGATTGGCACCCGAAAATTCACCCGAACCGGCATAGTCCGCCTCGAAGGTATTGTACTCGTTGATGTACACTTTCTCCTTCTGTTTCAGGACGGTAAACTTGTTTCCCTGAAGCTTCGCTCCCACTTCCTCATTGTAGTTTTTGAAGGCGATGGCCAGCTTGAGTTCGTCGGCGGCAGCTCCCTTGGTAATGACGATGGTGCCGGAAGCGGTTTCCTTCGGGACAAAGGGGAAATCGTTGAGCGTCGTACTGGAAGTATAGGCAACGTCGTAATTGCCGATGTACTGGTTACGCGGATCGACCGCTTCGGAATTTTTGTCCTTGCAGGCCTGAATATTTACCAGGAAAAGAAAAAGCAGAAAAAGGAGCCCTGAACGTTTCATATGGATAGGCGAATGATTAATATTCTATTAAACGGTCAAAGAACAAATTACGTATCTTTTCCTTAATTTTACCTTCTTCTGCAACGTTTTGCGCTCATTAAGAATCTAGGTATAAACTAAACCCCTTTTGAAATATTTGCGTTATGTCCCTGTTTCGTATACCACCTGATTAAGATGTCTAAACAACTACCTGGATTCTGGGCCCTTCTGTGTCTGTGCTTTTTTACGCTGATACAGACGGCAACTGCTCAGTCCAATTATACCATCAGCGGCCGGATCACCGATGCCGCTACCGGCGAAGGCGTGCCATTTGCCAGTATCGCCCTTCGCGGAAAAGCCGTCGGCACCACCTCCGACGCCGATGGTCGATATTCCCTAAAGACCAGCCAGATCAGTGACTCCCTCGTTATTTCCAGCCTTGGCTTTCAGACCCGTTCTGCCCCCCTGCTGCGTATAGCCGAGCAGGTTATCGATGTCAAACTGGCCGCTTCGGCCGCCAAACTGAAGGAAGTAAAAGTATACGCCAAAGGAGGCGACCCGGCCTACCGGATTCTGCGCGAGGCCATCCGCCGCGCGGACCGCTACGATCCCGCCAAACTCTCGGCCTTTCAGTACGAAAGCTACACCAAGATCGAGGCGTACGTCAACAACTTCAAACGGCCCCGCAAGAATGGCCGTCGGCCCGGCCCGGTCGGTCGGCTGCTGAGCAAACTGCCGGCCGTGACCGACGAGGAAGGGCTGCCCGCCGTCCCGGTGTTCGTTTCCGAGAACTATTCGGACTATTACGAACGGCACGACCCGCTGAAAACAAAGGAATTTATCCGCAAAACCCGCATTGCGGCGGTCGGCATTCAGGACGGAAGCCTCGTTTCGCAGTTTACGGGCGCTTCGTTCCAGCAGTACAATTTTTACAGCAACTTTCTGACGGTTCTGCGCAAGGACCTGCCCTCGCCGATGGGCGGCTCGTGGAACACCTACTACCAGTTTCACCTGATGGATACGCTCAGGGTCGGCGAATCGGTCTGCTTCCAGATTGATTACGAACCCAAACGCGAAACCGACCTTGCCTTTAACGGGACCGTCTGGATTGATACCACCCAGCTTTCGCTGGTCCAGGTAGAGGCCCGGGTGGGCAAGCGGGCCAACATCAACTTTGTGGACGAAATCCGGATTGAGCAGGAATACGAGGCGACTTCGTCCGGCCACCGGCTGCCTTCGCTGACGCAGATCATGATCGACATGGATGAACTGACGCCGAGCGCGCCCGGGGCTCTCATCCGCTTTTTTATCGCCGCCACCAACATCAAGGTCAACGACGTTCACGACCCGAAGTTCTACGAACCTGCGCTTGAACTGGCCGAAAATTACAAGGAAAAAGACCCGCAGTTCTGGAAAGGCATCCGGCCGGAGGTCGTGACGGCGGAGGAAATGCGGGCGTTCGAACTGGTCGATTCGGTCCGGAACATTCCGCTCATCAAGTATACGGGCGAGGTGCTGCGGCTGGGTTTCAACGGGTACCAGTCGCTGGGAAAGCTTCACCTGGACGTTGGACCGTTTATTTACACTTACGCCAATAACACACTGGAAGGCAATCGGTTCCGGGTCAGCCTGCGCACCAATCCGGGCTTCAGCCGGCGGTGGCTTCTCAGCGGTTATCTGGCTTACGGCACCCGCGACCAGCTGTTCAAGTACGGCCTCGCGGGCGATTATGTGCTGTCAAAAAAGCCGTACACCATCATGGGGGCCCGTTACAGCTACGACCTCGAACGGGTGGGCCTGAATCCGGAGAACCTCAACAACAACTCCATTCTGCTGGCCTACGCCCGGTTCGGCAATTACCGGCGGCCGTTTTTTCAGGAAAGCTACTACGGCTACATCCGGCGTGAACTCGGCAGCGGCTTTACGCAGACGGTTGCCCTGCAGAACCGGAGCTTCCATCCGCTTTTCCCGTTTGCTTACCGGACCGAATCGGCCAATGACCCGCAGGGAGGACTGGGCACCGACTTCCGGACCACCGAACTGCAATTGGAAACCCGGTTTGCACCGGGCGAACTGATGGTGCAGAACGACAACGAACGGTTCAGTGTGGGCGCGACCAACAAACCGGTTCTGACGCTGCGGTACGCGCTGGGCATGAAAGGGGTTTTTCACGGCGATTTTTCGTACCACCGGCTTTCGGCGGATTTCCGGCACTCATTCCGGGTTGGCGTGCTGGGGCGGACTTTTTACAACATCAACACCGGCCTCATTCCGTCGACGGTGCCCTACCCGCTGCTGCACACGCCGCTGGGGAATGAGTCGTACTTCTACGTGTACAATGCCTTCAACATGATGAACTTCTTCGAGTTTGTCTGTGACCGGTACGCTTCGCTGAAGTTCGAGCACAACTTCGAGGGCCTGTTTTTCAACCGGATTCCGGCGATCCGGCGGCTGAAGTGGCGGACGCTCGTCACGGCCAAGGTGCTTACCGGTGGTGTGAGCCGGGCAAATCAGCTGCTTGTTCCACCCCTGGATGCCAGCGGACAGACCGTTCAGGGTTTCCGCGCCCTCGGCAGAACGCCGTATGTGGAGGTCGGGTACGGCATCGACAATATCCTGAAACTGTTCCGCGTCGATGCCATCCACCGGCTGACCTACCTCGACGGTAAGAGCGTAACCGGGGTGCCCATCCCCAAATTCGCCGTGAAAGTGTCGGCGTATGTTAGTTTATAAGTCGTAAGCGGTCCGCCGCTCATATCTTTGGTTTTCTTTGATATAGTTGGAAAGAGTGCAATTTTGGGTTAGTCCCTGACAGGGGTGGGCAGCAGCCCGGGTTCCGCCGCTAACACGTCTATGATGACGATGTTGTACCGCTGGTCTATCTGTCCACCCTGCTTTTTCTCAGTAACTTCAACAGTACCTATGGATACGGTTCTGTACTGTAATCCTGCATACATGTGCAAAAGACGAGAAAAGCGGTCAGTTCACTTCTAACCCTTATCCACTATGAAAGCGACAGCTACCTTCCTACGTTACGGGGTGGGCTTTGACATTGGCAAAGACACCATTCACGTTTGTGTTTCCGTTATGGACACCACCGGAAAAGTGACGGTCAAAGGAACCACTAAACTAGTTAACAAGGCGGCCGCTTTCTCAGGACTAATGACCTGGCTAGGAAAGCACTGTAAGCAGACAGACCTACCGGTTCGCTATGTCATGGAAGCCACAGGCGTTTATCATGAGACCCTGGCCTGGTATCTGTTTACCAAATGTAAGCTTCCCTGAAATTAGGACAGTGTAGGATTAGACTCATAAAGGGCTAATTTTAACTGTCACATGAAAAAGAAGACTTTCACCGAACCTCAGATCGTTGCCATCCTCAAACAGTACGAAGGGGGACGCGAAGCAATGGATGTTTGCCGCGAATACGGCATTTCTAAAGCCACTCTGTTCAATTGGCGCAGGAAATATAGCGGCATGGAATCGACTCATCTTAAGGAGCTTAAAGCCCTACAAGATGAGAATCGGCGTCTTAAACAGATGTATGCTGAACTGAGTCTGGACTACAAATTGGCGAAGGAGATCATCGAAAAAAAGCTTTAGGGCCTTGTCAGCAGAAAGCGTTGGTTGAGTGGGCAGTGGAAAAAAAGGTGTCTGTAGGCAGGGCCTGCCGTGTTGTAGGCATGCATCGTTCCCGCTGGTACTATCAGAACCGGAAAAATGACCAACCGGTGATTGATAAGTTGCAGGCTTATGCTGAAGCGTACCCCACTCGTGGCTTTGATGACTATTATGGCAAAATCCGGAATGAAGGTCTGGTGTGGAATCGTAAGCGGGTATTACGAGTGTACCGGCTACTGAAACTCAAGCACCGAAGACGACATAAGCGACGACTACCTGCACGGGTTAAGAAGCCATTACAGGTACCTCAAGCAGCTAACCACTGCTGGAGCATGGACTTTGTAGCGGATGCTTTAGTTAGTAAGCGAAAGATCAGAGTGCTAACGATCATGGATGATTACAGCCGGGAGGTTCTGGCAGCTCATGCGGATTTTTCGTTGCCAGCCCAGAAAGTAGTTGATGTACTCAAAGACATTGCGTTACAACGGCCCCTTCCTAAACGAATACGCGTCGATAATGGCGCAGAGTTTATCGCTGATAAATTCACCAAGTGGTGTACTGATAATAATATCGAAATTCTATACATCCAACCCGGAAAGCCTATGCAGAACGGTTATATTGAACGGCTAAACCGTACCTTTCGGGAAGATGTGCTAGACGCTTATTTGTTCGAGTCACTCGAAGAGGTAAGGATACTATCGGACGAATGGATGGACCGGTATAACCGTTTACATCCGCACCAGTCGTTGGGTGGCTTGGCTCCAGCAACATATGCCAGGCAAACACAAACCAAAGTCTAAAGGCTTACTGTCCGATTTCGGGGAAGGCTACACAAAGACCAATCGGTCAGTGTGGTCCTGCCAAACAAAGCAAAGCACTACCTCAAAAGCCTGGGTCTCAAGTCTAAGAATGACCGCATTGATGCACAAGGGCTGGCTCGTATGACGCTTGAACAGCAACTGCCGCTTTGGCAACCACTCTCGAAGAACATATACAGTCTGCGGATGCTAACTCGTCAACACCAAAGGTTACAGGAACTGAAGACCCAAAGCCAGAATCAAAAGCACTCTATTGAGTACAGCCAGTTCAGCGATGGGTTCATCCTCAAACAGCTTGACAACCTCATTACTCTCTATGACAGGCAGTTGACCGAAATCAGTCAGGCCATTAATGATCTGCTGGACGATGATCAACCTTTACGGGAAGGCATTGATCGGCTGAGTGCCATCAAGGGGCTGGGCCGACTGTCGGCCGCTACACTAGTGGCAGAGACAAATGGCTTCACGGGCTTTGAGAACGTACGGCAACTAGTGAGCTTTGCTGGCTATGACGTAGTGGAAAACCAATCGGGCAAACATATCGGTAAGACGCGCATCTCAAAAAAGGGGAACAGTCGCATTCGTCGTATCTTGCATCTACCCGCTCTCAATGCGGTGCGTTTTGGTGAACCTGGCTGTGCCGCCCTTTATGAGCGGGTCTATAGCCGATCACGCATCAAAATGAAAGCGTATGTAGCCGTCCAGAAAAAGCTGCTTACTCTATGTTATGCTCTCTGGCGCAACGGGTCTGAGTACGAGCCTAGTTACTCTCCAACTACGACAAAGAACGTATCGGACCAGGCTAAAAAAATAGTCCCGACTAGCGGGACTACACAGGACCAAGAGGCCGAAGCCATCTTGTCCCACAGGTAATTCAAAGATATTGAAAAAATACTAACTCAAAACTTGCAAAGCACGACAGTACCAGCGGTCGTAAGTGGATTCGCCAGGTTAGGAAATGGGCGGAGCCGCTTACGACCGCAGCGGCGGACCGCTTACGACTTACGACTGATTGACTGGTTTTACCAATTCTTTCGCTTTAGCCCGTCCGGGTTCAGCAGGCGGATGTTGCCGTCGGCAATTTCGATCAGCTTATCCTGTTTGAATTCGCTCAGCGTCCGGATCAGCGATTCGGTGGCCGTGCCGACGATGGAGGCCAGATCGTCGCGCGAAAGCTGGATGGCCCCGCTTCCGCCGTTCTCGGTTTGCTGGCGGTGCAGACGCAGCAGTGTATCGGCCACCCGGCGGCGCAGCGAGTGATATGCCATGCCCAGCAATTGCTGTTCGCGCTCGGTAACCCGGTTGGCCAGCAGTTTGATGAACTGGTTGGCCACGTCCTGGTTCCGGCTCAGCAGGTCGAGAAAGTCCTCCCGCGGAATGTAAATGAGTTCCGAATCATCCAGGGCCACGGCCGAATCGGTCTGGTCCGTATCTTCCAGCAGACTGATGTAGCCAAAAAAGTCGCCGTCCTGGTAAAGGCCGGTGATTAATTCTTTTCCGTCCGGGTTGGTTTTGAACGTCTTGATCCGGCCCGCTTTGAGGAAATAAAGCCGCGTTGGCTCGTCCCCCTCCGAATAGACGTACTGCTTTTTCCGGACCGTATGCACCTTGCGGTCCGTCTTCAGAGAGTCGATGCCGCCCACGGCTTTTGCATCGTCCAGAAATTCTTCAAGACCCTCTTTGGTGGGTTCGTAGGCCGGGCGCATCTGCTGGAAGCGCCGCAGCCGGACTTCGACGGCGGTGAGCAGTTCACTTTCGTCGAACGGCTTGGTCAGGTAATCGTCGGCGCCCAGTTCCATGCCTTTCCGGAAATCAAGGCGCTCGGTTTTGGCGGTCAGGAAAATGAAGGGAATGCCCGACAGCTCCGGATTCTTGCTGAAGATATGCAGGACACCATAGCCATCCAGAACCGGCATCATGATGTCGCAGATGACTAAGTCAGGTTTTTGGGTGAGCGCCTTCTCGACGCCAATTTTTCCATTTTCGGCGGTATGGACAGTGTATCCCGCGAGTTCCAGAATTTCGGCGGTATTTTCACGGATATCGAGGTTGTCCTCAATAAGCAGAATGGTTTTCATGCATAAATGAGATAGTGACGGTTGTACCTTTGTTCAGTTCGCTGCTCAACTCAATGGTGCCGTTGAGCAGTTCAAGGTATTTCGCCACAATATGCAATCCTAAGCCGGTACCTGCAAAATTAGTTGCGTTTTTTGCCCGGAAGAATCGCTCAAACAGGTGCTTCTGGTCTTCTTCCGAAATACCGATTCCCTGGTCCTGGACTTCGATCCGGGAGTTGGTTCCCCGGCACCAGCCCCGTACCCAGACGGTGGTGTTTTCGCCCGAATACTTCACGGCGTTGGAAATGAGGTTGACCAGCACCTTGCGCACCAGCGACTTGTCGAGCCGGACCTGGGTGTTGCAGTCGATTTCGGCCTCCACCCGCTGACCGGCTTTGAGCATACTCTGCATGTCCGCAATCACGTCCGCGATCAGGTCGTTGAGGTGGAAATACGAATAGGTCGCCTCCACCTTGCCTTCTTCGAGTTTTCCGACCGACAGAAATTCTTCCAGAATGTCGTTCAGGTGATTGACGGATGACTTTATACGCTGGATGTGCCGGTCGCGTTTTTCCTGCTGTTCGGTGGTGGTGTATTTCTCCAGCAGTGAGGCCGACGAAAGCACGGCGCTGAGCGGCGTCCGGAATTCGTGGGAAGCCATCGACACGAAGCGGGATTTGAGTTCGCCCAGTTCGCGTTCGGCGGCCAGGGCAATGGCCAGTTCGTCCTTCGACTGTTCGAGCTGGTGCAGCGTGGCCAGCAGGGCTTTTGTCCGGTCGGCTACCTTCTGTTCCAGTTCCGCGTTCATCTGTTCGATGCGGTTTTTCTGCTCGATCAGGGCCCGTTCTGCTTCTTTTTTGTACGTTATATCGATGATGTAGGCAACGGCGTACAGTTCATCGTCCTGGCGAAAGTAGCTCAGGCTGATTTCGGCGGGAAACACCGTGCCATCTTTGCGGCGGGCGTACAGATCGCGGCCGTGGCCCATCGACCGAATCTGCGGATTGGTATTAAACGCATCCCGGTAGCGTTCGTGGGTGTGCCGCACCGAATCCGGCACGAGCAGTTCAATCGGCTTCCCGACGAGTTCTTCTTCCGAGTAATGAAACTGTTTCTGGATGAAATTACTGGCCGAAACGATGGTTCCCCGGCTGTTGCAGACAATGATGCCGATGGTGGCGTTGGTAAAGACGGCGCCGTAGCGCTGCGAACTGTGTTCCAGCTGGCGCTCCATCGACTCCATCGTCCGGACGTGCTCGATGTCCGTCACCCGGACCACGATGAACTTCCTGTCTTCGTGCCGGAACG from Tellurirhabdus rosea harbors:
- a CDS encoding NAD(P)/FAD-dependent oxidoreductase, which encodes MHQSITMTVEPAVAFDDTLFFQEVCRRVQVPPTEQPVVRKVRQSIDARGRQVKVHVEAEVFVGQEPTPRIAYRKAYPNVSKAPQAIVVGAGPAGLFAALRLVELGIKPIVIERGSDVRKRRRDLAAINKDHVVNPESNYCFGEGGAGTYSDGKLYTRSKKRGDVRRILEILVAHGATEDILVDAHPHIGTNKLPNVVADLRESILGAGGEIHFDTKVVDFLVEVGELKGVVTGDGRELTGLGVILATGHSARDVFELLHRKSILIEYKPFAMGVRIEHQQALIDQLQYHLPKNAAGRGDYLPAAAYSLVTQTRHRGVERGVFSFCMCPGGFIVPAATAPGELVVNGMSPSRRDSRFANSGLVVAVNDADLKPFREWGPLAGLQYQKEVEQRACRMGSLASGEPSQTAPAQRVADFVGGRVSASLLPTSYQPGLRSVDMFEVLPEAIAAPLRLGLAQFGQMMRGYVTNEAQLIGTESRTSSPVRIPRDPLSLEHPVVKRFYPCGEGAGYAGGIVSAAMDGEKCAERLAAQYGNL
- a CDS encoding acyl-CoA dehydrogenase family protein; this encodes MDFYCIDDLLNDEHKLVRTSIRDFVTREIRPIIEEHAQRAEFPAFIVPKFGEIGAFGPTIPTEYGGGGLDYISYGLMMQEIERGDSGMRSTVSVQSSLVMWPIFAYGSEEQKRKYLPGLASGQLLGCFGLTEPNHGSNPGGMETTFTEHSDHYLLNGSKLWITNSPLADLAVVWARNEQGKVRGLIVERGMEGFTTPEIGNKWSLRASVTGELVFQDVRVPKENLLPGVEGLKGPLSCLDQARYGIAWGAVGAALDCFESARQYSLERQQFGKPIASFQLVQKKLAEMLTEITKAQLLCWRLGVLKNEGRATTAQISLAKRNNVEMALNIAREARQIHGGMGITGDYPIMRHLMNLESVITYEGTHDIHLLILGNEITGIQAFK
- a CDS encoding helix-turn-helix domain-containing protein; translation: MPVHTDHIRLLFGLKLRQLRLDKGLSVSELAQASGLSISYITEIEKGRKYPKTDKIAAIARAMGVEYDTLVSLKLSKKLEPISDLLSSRFLTEIPLELFGIDPSDLLELLAEAPAKVSAMISTFMDIGRSYNMSVERLYMAVLRSYQEMHDNYFEEIEAEADSFLTRYAAGSAVVDEALLTSLLRSEYNYRIEVFDRTTHPDLAALRSVFRPESSTLYLNAHLSSEQRLFILARETGFQYLGLKNRPLTYAYVEAESFEQILNNYKASYFAGAILIRREELIRRLQELFARPQWSNDAFLAFIHSFGATPERFFYRLSNLLPRYFGISQLFFYRFNNTAGQNVFSLTKEMHLTRQQGPKGMVDEHHCRRWIALTILQELAFLQQNKNFNGTLCRAQVSTYADSGQTYFIVSVAHPHQPHQHQNMSVSMCFAMNDTLREKMRFLNPVSPEISLRIVNEACERCGIFDCRERVAAPVILQKRRQTEAMRKALERLK
- a CDS encoding DUF5686 and carboxypeptidase-like regulatory domain-containing protein translates to MSKQLPGFWALLCLCFFTLIQTATAQSNYTISGRITDAATGEGVPFASIALRGKAVGTTSDADGRYSLKTSQISDSLVISSLGFQTRSAPLLRIAEQVIDVKLAASAAKLKEVKVYAKGGDPAYRILREAIRRADRYDPAKLSAFQYESYTKIEAYVNNFKRPRKNGRRPGPVGRLLSKLPAVTDEEGLPAVPVFVSENYSDYYERHDPLKTKEFIRKTRIAAVGIQDGSLVSQFTGASFQQYNFYSNFLTVLRKDLPSPMGGSWNTYYQFHLMDTLRVGESVCFQIDYEPKRETDLAFNGTVWIDTTQLSLVQVEARVGKRANINFVDEIRIEQEYEATSSGHRLPSLTQIMIDMDELTPSAPGALIRFFIAATNIKVNDVHDPKFYEPALELAENYKEKDPQFWKGIRPEVVTAEEMRAFELVDSVRNIPLIKYTGEVLRLGFNGYQSLGKLHLDVGPFIYTYANNTLEGNRFRVSLRTNPGFSRRWLLSGYLAYGTRDQLFKYGLAGDYVLSKKPYTIMGARYSYDLERVGLNPENLNNNSILLAYARFGNYRRPFFQESYYGYIRRELGSGFTQTVALQNRSFHPLFPFAYRTESANDPQGGLGTDFRTTELQLETRFAPGELMVQNDNERFSVGATNKPVLTLRYALGMKGVFHGDFSYHRLSADFRHSFRVGVLGRTFYNINTGLIPSTVPYPLLHTPLGNESYFYVYNAFNMMNFFEFVCDRYASLKFEHNFEGLFFNRIPAIRRLKWRTLVTAKVLTGGVSRANQLLVPPLDASGQTVQGFRALGRTPYVEVGYGIDNILKLFRVDAIHRLTYLDGKSVTGVPIPKFAVKVSAYVSL
- a CDS encoding IS110 family transposase — its product is MKATATFLRYGVGFDIGKDTIHVCVSVMDTTGKVTVKGTTKLVNKAAAFSGLMTWLGKHCKQTDLPVRYVMEATGVYHETLAWYLFTKCKLP
- a CDS encoding transposase, whose translation is MKKKTFTEPQIVAILKQYEGGREAMDVCREYGISKATLFNWRRKYSGMESTHLKELKALQDENRRLKQMYAELSLDYKLAKEIIEKKL